A stretch of DNA from Natrinema salaciae:
GGCGATATCTCGCGGCGCTCACGGGCGACGCCGACCTCGTCTGTCTCGGCGAACGCCACGCCAGCGTCGAGCGGACGCGAGTCGAACCGGGCCGCGTCGCGGCGATCGCGGCCGAGGCCGGCCTCGAGATCGAACCGCTCGACGCCGGCGCGGAACGCGACGCGGACGAGACGCCGCCGCACCGAGCGATCACGCGATTCCTCGCGACCGGCGAGCCGCCGACGCGAGCCGCGGCTCCCGAAGACGGAGACGGGCAGACGGGCGTGAACCCGACGGGCCGCGCCCGACGTATCCGCACCGAGACCGCCCGGGAACAGGTCCGGGCGGTCGCCACCGAAATCCAGTCGCTGCGCGACCGCCACGGCTGGGCCGCCGACGAGTTCGCCGTCGCCGTCCCGCGGATCGAGCGAGTTCCCGAAACCAGACGGCGGCTGCGGGAGGCGGGCGTCCCGACCGCGACGGTCGGCACGCCATCGCTCGCGGAGGACCCCGCGGTGAACGAACTCTACGCGGTCGTCACGCTGCAGTGCGAGCGCGCCCGCGACGGCGACGCGCTGGCCCCGGCCGAGCCCGACGCGTCCGCACGCGACTCGAGCGATCCGCGAACCGCCTCGCTGAACCGCCTCCGTGCCCGCGTTCCGGACTTCTCGCCGGCCCTCCTCGCGGAGACCGACGGCTCGAGCGTTCGTCGCTCGCTCGAGCGCTGGGTCCGCCGGACGGATCTGAAGGGGCGGATCGCCCGCGAGGAGGACTGGATCGACGCCCGCGAGCAGTACGCGGGGCTCCGGCGGGTCCTCGAGATCGCCCGGTTCGTCGAGGAGACGGACCTCGTAGGCCCGGACTGGCAGGGCCTGCGCCGGATGCTCCGGCGGACGATCCAGTACGACGCGCCCTACGTCCACGCGGTCGAGACGCGGCCGCCGGCCGGCGGCGTCACCGTCTGCGCCGTCGACGACCTGAAGTACGACTCGCGGACGGCCGTCTTCCTGCTCGATCTGATCGACGAAACCTATCCGGGCGAACAGTTCCTCACGCAACTGTTCCCGACGGCCTGGCTGCGGGAGATGCCGGCCTACCCCGCGGTGACCGCCCCGTCGCTCGAGGACGTCGCTGACACGTTCGAGACGGCCGACGCCGATATCGGCGATCCGTTCGAAACCTACCACGCCCAGCGAGCGCGCCGCCGGCTCGCGCTCGGCTCCCGGGCCGCCGAACGCGCACTCTACGTGTGCTCCTACGAGCGCGGCTCCGGCGGGCTGCGCCGGACCTACGACGAGTCGCGCTACCTGAAACTGCTCGAGTCGACGCCCGGGCTCGCGCTCGAGGACGTCGACGCCGCCGCCGACGCGGCGATCCACGGCGAGACGAACGCGCTCGAAGCGCTGCTCGACCAGCCCCGCGGCGAACTCGAGCGGGTGCTCCGGGAGGCCAGCACCGGCGGCGAGGCGGATCTCGGCGAGACGGAGGCGCTGTTCGAGGAGATCGCGGTCGTGCTCGCGGACGGCGACGTCGACGACGAGCTCGCCGAGGCGGTCCGATCGCAGTTCGAGTTCGCTGCGGGCGAGGTGGTCCGCCGTGACTGACGCCGCGGCGACCGGCCCACCGCTCGACATCGACGGCCTCCGGACCGCGCTCCACTGCCCCCGCCGATACGAGTTCGCCCACGTCCACGGCCTCGAGGGCGGCGACGACGACGCGATCGACGACCGCGTCGACCTGCTGCGGACCGCCATCTGCGACGCGCTCCGGAGCGGCGAGACGGATCGCGAGGAACTCGAGGCCGTCGCCCGCGATCGACTCGCGACGCGCTGGACCGACCACGACGAGCCGTTCCACTCCGCGACGCAGCGCCGCCACGAACGCCGGGTGCTCGAGGCGACCCTGTCCGCGTACCTCGAGCGCGTCGGGGCCGACCACGCGGCGGGGATCGAGCGGCTGGACGACGACGCGGCCCGCGGCGAGCTGATCGGGCCGCGACTGCCGCTCTCGAGGACGATCGGGATCTCGGCGTCGAGCGCGACGGCCGACGACGGACGCGAGGGCGACGCGGTAACGATCGACGCGACGGTCGACTACGTCTACGGCGACGGCTCGTCGATCGTCGGCGTCCGGTTCGTCCCGACGCTCGCGCCGCTGGGTCGCCTGCGCTACCGGTCCGAGTGGGAGGGCGACGTCGCCGAACTGTTCGCCGATCACTTCGACGCCGATTCCGACGCGTTCGACCCGGACCCGGTCGGTGCGCTCTTCGAGACCGCGGTCGTCCTCGACGGCCTCCGCGGCCTCCGCGACCGACTCGAGCTCGAGGACCGGACCTGTCGCTACGTCCAGATCCCGCTGGCCGATCGGTCGAGGACGAC
This window harbors:
- a CDS encoding PD-(D/E)XK nuclease family protein, which produces MTDAAATGPPLDIDGLRTALHCPRRYEFAHVHGLEGGDDDAIDDRVDLLRTAICDALRSGETDREELEAVARDRLATRWTDHDEPFHSATQRRHERRVLEATLSAYLERVGADHAAGIERLDDDAARGELIGPRLPLSRTIGISASSATADDGREGDAVTIDATVDYVYGDGSSIVGVRFVPTLAPLGRLRYRSEWEGDVAELFADHFDADSDAFDPDPVGALFETAVVLDGLRGLRDRLELEDRTCRYVQIPLADRSRTTVNWVRGTVETSLEVADLTDVYIDHHTYGMTHEHRNDTVDDRLAAVAARLISGPFDPSERWERIAEHACPDCDYTVCCQEYIAQEVRFDG